Part of the Rhizobium tropici CIAT 899 genome, CACATTCGTTTCGGCGTATCGTGCATTCCAAGGGTGATGGTTCGGGGGCCGCCATCGTCCGCGCGCTTGCCGAGGCGGTTGCCCGCACGCAGTCGATCACGGTACTCGAGGGCTATCAGGCACAGCGGCTGTTGCTGGACGGCGATCGTATCGCCGGCCTTCTGTGCCTCACCGACAAGGGCAGCGTCGTTCTACAGTCATCGCGCATGGTTCTCGCTACGGGCGGTATCGGCGGGCTGTTCGATGCCACGACCAACCCGGTCGGCAACTTCGGGCAAGGCATTGCGCTTGCGGCAAGAGCCGGCGCGCGGCTTGCCGATATGGAGTTCGTGCAATTTCATCCGACGGCGCTCGACAGCCGCAGGCGCCCGTTGGCGCTTGTCAGCGAAGCCGTCCGTGGGGAGGGCGCGCTTCTCGTCAATGAAAGCGGTGAGCGCTTCATGGCCGACGTCGAAGGTGCCGAGCTTGCGCCGCGCGATGTCGTCGCGCGCGCCATCAGCGCGCAGATCGCCCGAGGCGGCCGGGTCTTTCTCGATGCGCGAGCTGCGCTCGGCAATCGCTTTGGCAGCCGCTTTCCGGTGATCGAAGCCCTTTGCAACGAGGCAGGCGTCGATCCGGCGAGCGACCTCATTCCAGTACGTCCTGCCGTTCACTATCACATGGGCGGCGTTGCCACCGACGAGAACGGCCGCAGTTCCGTTCCTGGCCTTTGGGTCGTGGGCGAGGCGGCTTCCACCGGCCTGCATGGCGCCAATCGCCTTGCCAGCAATTCGTTGCTGGAGGCGGCTGTCATGGGCATGCGGGCGGCGCACGA contains:
- a CDS encoding L-aspartate oxidase translates to MSEILEELGGRIVVVGSGLAGLMTALTLAPEPTVIVTRALIGAETSSAWAQGGIAASIGEGDSAALHLADTLAAGDGLCDAKVAARIVAEAPAAIAALECFGVEFDRNDAGELSLGLEAAHSFRRIVHSKGDGSGAAIVRALAEAVARTQSITVLEGYQAQRLLLDGDRIAGLLCLTDKGSVVLQSSRMVLATGGIGGLFDATTNPVGNFGQGIALAARAGARLADMEFVQFHPTALDSRRRPLALVSEAVRGEGALLVNESGERFMADVEGAELAPRDVVARAISAQIARGGRVFLDARAALGNRFGSRFPVIEALCNEAGVDPASDLIPVRPAVHYHMGGVATDENGRSSVPGLWVVGEAASTGLHGANRLASNSLLEAAVMGMRAAHDIASSDVSPASLPKHFPETFAPDPALVRPIVSRHLGVLRNGGAIHGAIAALLPFCENESTVTDPALVALLIAVFASLRMESRGAHARTDFPLKLQRAQRRMMHLTDALDIARSVTPYSMARSA